In Streptomyces camelliae, the sequence CTCACCAGCTCTCCGGCGGCCAGCGCCAGCGGGTCGGCATCGCCCGCGCCCTGATGAACGACCCCGCCCTCCTCCTGGTCGACGAGCCCACCAGCGCCCTCGACCACGAACGCGGCGCCGCCGTCGTCGACCTGCTCACCCGCCTGACCCATGAGCGGGCCACCGCGACCGTCCTGGTCACACACGACCGCACCCATCTCACCGCGGCCGACCGGATCGCGGAGGTCCACGACGGCCGCCTCCGCCTGCCCACGACGGCCCCCTGACGGAGTAGGGGCGCCCCGGCGAATCCGGGCAGCCATCACGGTGTGACCCCGCTCCACCGCACCCTCCTCGCCGCCCTGTCCCTCCTCACCGGCCCCCTGACCGCCCAGGTGCCCCCGGCCCACGCGGCCCCCGGCTGTGTCGCCTCCGTGCCGTACGTCTCCGGCCGGGGCGGCTATCACACGTACCGGATCCCCGCGCTCGTCCGCACCCGGCACGGCACGGTGCTGGCCTTCGCCGAGGGACGGCGGAACGGCGCCGGGGACTCGGGCGACATCGATGTGGTCCTGCGCCGGTCGGCCGACGGCGGCTGCACCTGGGGCCCGCTGACCGTCGTCGCCGCCGGGCACGGCGACACCCGGGGCAACCCGGCGCCGGTCGTGGACCCGCGCACCGGCGCCGTCGTGCTCGTCACCTGTGGCAACAGCGGCAAGGTGACGGAGGGCCAGATCAGCCGTGGCGAGGCCGACCGCAGGGTGTACGTGCAGCGCAGCCGGGACGACGGCCGCCGCTTCTCGCCCCCGGAGGACATCACGGCCCAGGTGAAGCGGCCCGGCTGGCGCTGGTACGCCACCGGACCCGGCCACGCGGTGGCCCTCACCCGGGGCCCGCACCGCGGCCGCCTCCTCGTCCCCGCGAACCACTCCGTCGCCCCGCCCGCCGGCTCCTCCGGCGCCGGCCCCCGGTACGACGGCGGCCACGCGCTCTACAGCGACGACGGCGGCGGCACCTGGCACCTGGGCTTCGTGTCGGCCACCACCGGAGGGGTGACCAACGTCAACGAGACGACGGCCACCCAACTCCCCGACGGCAGGCTCTACTTCAACGCCCGCGACCAGTACGGCACCGCCCCCGGCCACCGCCTGGACGCCTACTCCGGGGACGGCGGCCGGACCCTCGACCGCCCCTACACGGTCCAGCCGACCCTGAACGACGTGCCCGTGGTCCAGGGCAGCGTCCTCCAACTCCACGGCCCCGACGCCCCGTTGCTCTTCTCGGCCCCCTCCGTGCCGACCGCCCGCCGGGCCCTGGCGCTCTGGTCGAGCACGGACGCCGGCCGCACCTTCACCAGGCTGCGCACCCTCACGCACCGCCCCGCCGCCTACTCCGACCTGGTCCAACTGGGCCCCGCCACGGTCGGCGTCCTGTACGAGACGGGCGCCGCGCACAGCTACGACACCCTGGAGTTCCGCAGGCTCACCCTGACCTAGGGGGTGTCGTCCGGATCACCCGGCGTCGCGGGCTCTACAGAAGCCCGGCCGCCGCCAGGAACTTGCCGACCTTCTCGGTCTCCTCGCCGGACAGCGGCACCTGCGGCTCGGCCGTCACCGGGCAGTCGATGATCCCGCGCAGATGCAGTGCCGCCTTGAACGCGCCCAGCGCCGAGGAACCCCCGCCCATCCGCGCCGGATCACCGGCCCGGACCATCCCGAACAGCGCGCACAGCCGCTCCTGTTCGGCCCGCGCCCCCGCCCGGTCACCCGCTCGGCACAGGCGGTAGAGGCGGACGTAGCCGTGCGGGTCGACGTTGCCCAGCCCCGGCACACACCCGTCCGCGCCCAGCGCCAGTGACGCATCCACGATCAGCTCGGAGCCGGTCAGCACACTGAACCCGGGATGCGCTCGGGCCCCGGTGACGACCTCCCGGAAGGCGCCCAGGTCCCCGCTGGAGTCCTTGAGCCCGGCCAGCACCCCGTCGGCGGCCAGGCCCAGCACCAGGTCGGCGGGGAGCTTGGTGTGCACGGCCATCGGGATGTCGTAGGCGATGACCGGAACCGGGCTCGCGGCGGCGATCCGGCGGTAGTGGTGGACGATCTCCGAGCGGTGGGTGCGGGTGTAGAAGGGCGCGGTGACGACCACCGCCTCCGCACCGGCCGCCGTCACCGCCGTGACGTGCTCCAGGACGCGGGGCGTGGTCATGTCGATGGCCCCCGCGAGGACCGGCAGCTGGCCGCCGATGTGCCCGGTCACCGCCTCCACCACCAGTCTGCGCTGCCGGTCCGTCAGAAACGCCGCCTCCGAGGTTGACCCGAGCAGGAACAGCCCGTGCACCCCGCCGTCCACGAGATGGTCGACCAGCCTGAGCAGCGAGGGCACATCCACCTCGCGGTCCGGCGTCAGGGGCGTGCAGACGGGCGGGACGACACCGGTGAGCGGGGCGGGGAACGTCATTCAGGGCTCCTGAAGCAGGCTCTGGCGCAGACTCTGTCGGGCCAGATCGTGGACCGATCCTCCTCCACAGGATGGTGGCAGCGGTAGCGGTGTCCAGGGCATGACGCGGCCGAGCAGCCCGGCATCGACCCGCCGCACACCGCGTCCGCCTTCCAGCAGCGGCTGCGGAACGGAAGGCCGGTGGTTTTCACCCGGACGGGCAGCGCAGCGGTACCCGTGCGCGAGAATGGACGGCATGAGTCTGTTCCGCGACGACGGCATCGTGCTGCGCACCCAGAAGCTGGGTGAGGCGGACCGGATCATCACCATCCTCACGCGCGGTCACGGCCGGGTACGGGCCGTGGCGCGCGGGGTGCGGCGGACCAAGTCGAAGTTCGGGGCGCGGCTGGAGCCGTTCTCCCACGTCGACGTGCAGTTCTTCGCGCGCGGCAGCGAGCTGGTCGGGCGCGGGCTGCCGTTGTGCACGCAGAGTGAGACCATCGCCGCGTACGGTGCCGGGATCGTGACCGACTACGCGCGGTACACCGCCGGCACCGCCATGCTGGAGACCGCCGAGCGGTTCACCGACCACGAGGGCGAGCCCGCCGTACAGCAGTATCTGCTGCTCGTCGGCGGCCTACGGACGCTCGCCCGGGGCGAGCACGCCCCCCATCTCGTCCTCGACGCCTTTCTGCTGCGCTCCCTCGCCGTCAACGGGTACGCGCCCAGCTTCGGCGATTGCGCGAAGTGCGGTATGCCCGGCCCCAACCGGTTCTTCTCCGTGGCCTCCGGCGGCTCCGTCTGCGTCGACTGCCGGGTGCCCGGTAGCGTCGTACCCTCGCCGCAGACTCTGGTACTCCTCGGCGCCTTGCTTACGGGAGACTGGGAGACGGCCGACGCGTGCGAGGCGCGGTACGTCCGGGAGGGCAGCGGGCTGGTGTCCGCCTACCTGCACTGGCATCTGGAGCGCGGGCTGCGGTCGCTCAGGTACGTCGAGAAGTAAGAGGGAGACGAGAAGCACATGGTCGTACGCGGGATCCTGGGGCGCCAGCGTCGCGAGTACAAGGCGCCGGAGCCGCACCCGTCGGGTGCCCGTGCGCCGAAGCTGCCCGGCGAGCTGGTGCCGAACCACGTGGCCATCGTCATGGACGGCAACGGGCGGTGGGCGAAGGAGCGGGGGCTGCCCAGGACCGAGGGGCACAAGGTCGGCGCCGAGCGGGTGCTGGACGTGCTCCAGGGCTCGATCGAGGTCGGCGTCCGCAACATCTCCCTGTACGCCTTCTCCACCGAGAACTGGAAGCGCTCGCCCGACGAGGTCCGCTTCCTGATGAACTTCAACCGCGACTTCATCCGCAAGACGCGGGACCAGCTCGACGAACTCGGCATCCGGGTGCGCTGGGTGGGCCGTATGCCCAAGCTGTGGAAGTCGGTCGCCAAGGAACTCCAGGTGGCCCAGGAGCAGACCAAGGACAATGATCTGCTCACCCTGTACTTCTGCATGAACTACGGCGGCCGGGCCGAACTCGCCGACGCCGCCAAGGCGATGGCCGAGGACGTGAAGGCGGGCCGGCTCGACCCGGCCAAGGTCAGCGAGAAGACCATCCAGAAGTACCTGTACTACCCCGACATGCCGGACGTGGACCTCTTCCTGCGGCCCAGCGGCGAGCAGCGCACCTCCAACTACCTGCTCTGGCAGAGCGCGTACGCCGAGATGGTCTTCCAGCACGTGCTGTGGCCGGACTTCGACCGGCGTGACCTGTGGCGGGCCTGCATCGAGTTCGCCTCCCGCGACCGGCGCTTCGGCGGGGCGATCCCGAACGAGGAGCTGCTGGCCATAGAGGGCCACCAGCAGGCCTGAGCACTACCGGTACGATCCCGCCTCATGGTCATGGACATGGGGCGGGAGGCCGTCCAGGAGGCGGTCGAGCTGGACTACCGGCATGAGGTGCGGGACTTCGCGTCGGCGGTGCGGGCGCGCCGGAAGGTCAGCAGGTCGGCCAGGCTGATGACGGTGGCGATGGGACTGGCGTTCGTCGCCTTCGCGTTGATCGCCGCGGCCGGACTGGCCGCCGGTCGGGTGGACCCGTTCGCGTTGATCCTCATGTGCTACTTCGGTGTCGGGCTCCCCTTGGTGCCCCAGCTACAGGCGCGCAGTCTGGCCCGGGTGGCCGACCTGATCGGGCCGTGCCGTGCGACGGTGACGGACGCCGGGGTGACGATCCGCGCGGAGCACACCACGGTTGTCCACGGCTGGGGTGCCCGGCCGGTGTACCGGGAGACCCCTGAGGCGTTCGTCCTGTTCAGCGGTGACCGCAACGCGCGCTGTCTGACCCTGCTGCCCAAGCGCGGGCTGGCCGATCCGGCGGACGCCGACCGGCTGTGTGCGATCCTGGACCGCCACCTGACCCGCGCCTAGGAAACGTCAGCCGCTCCCGGCGGCGCACTCCGCGCACGTGCCGAAGATCTCCACTGTGTGCGCCACATTGACGTAGCCGTGCTCGGCGGCGATCGCCTCGGCCCACTTCTCCACGGCCGGACCCTCCACCTCCACCGCCTTGCCGCAGGCGCGGCACACGAGGTGGTGGTGGTGTTCGCCGGTGGAGCAGCGGCGGTACACGGACTCGCCGTCGGAGGTGCGCAGGACGTCGACCTCGCCGGCGTCGGCGAGGGACTGCAGCGTGCGGTACACCGTGGTCAGCCCGACCGAGTCGCCCTTGTGCTTGAGCATGTCGTGCAGTTCCTGCGCGCTGCGGAACTCGTCGACCTCGTTCAGGCACGCCGCCACGGCTGCACGCTGTCGGGTCGCGCGGCCCTTCACGGGCGGTCCAGCGGTCGTCACCGTCGTCTCCTCACGTCTCGCTTCTGCCCGGGCGGCCATTGTGCCAGCCCGGACTGACAGCGGTCAGACGCCGACCTCGTCCCCGGCGCCTCTCGCACCCGGAACGGCACCCGGAATCGCGCCCGGAACCGTGGCCGGAATCGTGCACTCCGCCGGGTCCCCGGCGGGCCCGGTCAGGGCCGCCGCGCGGGCGCGTCGGCGGGCCAGCGGGGTGGCCAGCGCGGTCAGCGCGATGAACGCGGCGATGGTCAGCAGGACGATCGTCGCACCGGGCGGCACGTCCTGGTAGTACGAGGTGATCGTGCCGCTGACGGTCACGGCGATCCCGATCGCGACGGCGATCACGAACGTGGCGGTGAAGCTGCGGGTGAGCTGCTGGGCCGCCGCCACCGGCACGACCATCAGCGCGGACACCAGCAGCAGGCCGACCACGCGCATGGCGACGGTCACCGTCACCGCCGCCGTCACCGCCGTCAGCAGGTTCAGCGCGCGCACCGGCAGGCCCGTGACCCGGGCGAACTCCTCGTCCTGGCTCACCGCGAACAGCTGGCGGCGCAGGCCGAGGGTGACCAGCACCACGAACGCGGCCAGCAGACAGATCGAGACGACGTCCGACTGCGACACCGTCGACAACGAGCCGAACAGGTACGACGTGAGGTTCGCGTTGGAGCCGCCGGGCGCGAGGTTGATGAACATCACGCCGCCGGCCATGCCGCCGTAGAAGAGCATGGCGAGGGCGATGTCGCCGCGCGTCCTGCCGTACCAGCGGATCAGCTCCATCAGGACCGCGCCGAGGACGGACACGGCCGTCGCCATCCACACCGGGGAGGTGGAGAGCAGGAAGCCGAGGCCGACGCCCGTCATGGCCACGTGCCCGATGCCGTCGCCCATCAGGGCCTGGCGGCGCTGGACCAGGTAGATCCCGACGGCGGGGGCGGTGATGCCGACCAGGACGGCGGCGAGCAGCGCCCGCTGCATGAAGGCGTAGTTCAGGAAGTCCATCAGCTCAGCAGCCCCGTCCGCAGAGATTCGGAACCCGTCGGTGCGTGCGGGTGTACGTGGTCGTGGCCGGGCAGGGCGTGCTGGCCCAGTGCTTGCGGCGGCGGGCCGTCGTGGAGCACGCAGCCGTCCCTGAGGACGACCGCCCGGTCGATCAGGGGCTCCAGCGGGCCCAGCTCGTGCAGCACGAGCAGGACCGTCGTACCGGCCGCGACCTGGTCCTTCAGTGTCCGGGCGAGGATCTCCTGGCTGGCCAGGTCGACGCCCGCCATCGGCTCGTCCATGATCAGCAGCTCGGG encodes:
- a CDS encoding sialidase family protein, which produces MTPLHRTLLAALSLLTGPLTAQVPPAHAAPGCVASVPYVSGRGGYHTYRIPALVRTRHGTVLAFAEGRRNGAGDSGDIDVVLRRSADGGCTWGPLTVVAAGHGDTRGNPAPVVDPRTGAVVLVTCGNSGKVTEGQISRGEADRRVYVQRSRDDGRRFSPPEDITAQVKRPGWRWYATGPGHAVALTRGPHRGRLLVPANHSVAPPAGSSGAGPRYDGGHALYSDDGGGTWHLGFVSATTGGVTNVNETTATQLPDGRLYFNARDQYGTAPGHRLDAYSGDGGRTLDRPYTVQPTLNDVPVVQGSVLQLHGPDAPLLFSAPSVPTARRALALWSSTDAGRTFTRLRTLTHRPAAYSDLVQLGPATVGVLYETGAAHSYDTLEFRRLTLT
- the recO gene encoding DNA repair protein RecO; the encoded protein is MSLFRDDGIVLRTQKLGEADRIITILTRGHGRVRAVARGVRRTKSKFGARLEPFSHVDVQFFARGSELVGRGLPLCTQSETIAAYGAGIVTDYARYTAGTAMLETAERFTDHEGEPAVQQYLLLVGGLRTLARGEHAPHLVLDAFLLRSLAVNGYAPSFGDCAKCGMPGPNRFFSVASGGSVCVDCRVPGSVVPSPQTLVLLGALLTGDWETADACEARYVREGSGLVSAYLHWHLERGLRSLRYVEK
- a CDS encoding metal ABC transporter permease — protein: MDFLNYAFMQRALLAAVLVGITAPAVGIYLVQRRQALMGDGIGHVAMTGVGLGFLLSTSPVWMATAVSVLGAVLMELIRWYGRTRGDIALAMLFYGGMAGGVMFINLAPGGSNANLTSYLFGSLSTVSQSDVVSICLLAAFVVLVTLGLRRQLFAVSQDEEFARVTGLPVRALNLLTAVTAAVTVTVAMRVVGLLLVSALMVVPVAAAQQLTRSFTATFVIAVAIGIAVTVSGTITSYYQDVPPGATIVLLTIAAFIALTALATPLARRRARAAALTGPAGDPAECTIPATVPGAIPGAVPGARGAGDEVGV
- a CDS encoding Fur family transcriptional regulator, whose protein sequence is MTTAGPPVKGRATRQRAAVAACLNEVDEFRSAQELHDMLKHKGDSVGLTTVYRTLQSLADAGEVDVLRTSDGESVYRRCSTGEHHHHLVCRACGKAVEVEGPAVEKWAEAIAAEHGYVNVAHTVEIFGTCAECAAGSG
- a CDS encoding dihydrodipicolinate synthase family protein; protein product: MTFPAPLTGVVPPVCTPLTPDREVDVPSLLRLVDHLVDGGVHGLFLLGSTSEAAFLTDRQRRLVVEAVTGHIGGQLPVLAGAIDMTTPRVLEHVTAVTAAGAEAVVVTAPFYTRTHRSEIVHHYRRIAAASPVPVIAYDIPMAVHTKLPADLVLGLAADGVLAGLKDSSGDLGAFREVVTGARAHPGFSVLTGSELIVDASLALGADGCVPGLGNVDPHGYVRLYRLCRAGDRAGARAEQERLCALFGMVRAGDPARMGGGSSALGAFKAALHLRGIIDCPVTAEPQVPLSGEETEKVGKFLAAAGLL
- a CDS encoding YcxB family protein, whose amino-acid sequence is MVMDMGREAVQEAVELDYRHEVRDFASAVRARRKVSRSARLMTVAMGLAFVAFALIAAAGLAAGRVDPFALILMCYFGVGLPLVPQLQARSLARVADLIGPCRATVTDAGVTIRAEHTTVVHGWGARPVYRETPEAFVLFSGDRNARCLTLLPKRGLADPADADRLCAILDRHLTRA
- a CDS encoding isoprenyl transferase; translated protein: MVVRGILGRQRREYKAPEPHPSGARAPKLPGELVPNHVAIVMDGNGRWAKERGLPRTEGHKVGAERVLDVLQGSIEVGVRNISLYAFSTENWKRSPDEVRFLMNFNRDFIRKTRDQLDELGIRVRWVGRMPKLWKSVAKELQVAQEQTKDNDLLTLYFCMNYGGRAELADAAKAMAEDVKAGRLDPAKVSEKTIQKYLYYPDMPDVDLFLRPSGEQRTSNYLLWQSAYAEMVFQHVLWPDFDRRDLWRACIEFASRDRRFGGAIPNEELLAIEGHQQA